In one window of Comamonas testosteroni DNA:
- a CDS encoding H-NS histone family protein — translation MSNSAVSYKDLLAQRATLEAQIEAARKSEIGTAVQQIKGLIATYGLTQDDIFPQAKAKATRGSVDPKYRDPETGQTWTGRGKPPVWIKDKDRSQFEIK, via the coding sequence ATGTCTAACTCTGCGGTGTCGTACAAGGATCTGCTGGCCCAACGCGCAACACTCGAAGCCCAGATTGAAGCAGCACGTAAAAGCGAAATCGGCACAGCCGTGCAACAGATTAAGGGTTTGATCGCGACATATGGATTGACCCAAGACGATATATTCCCCCAAGCGAAAGCAAAAGCAACTCGCGGCTCTGTTGACCCCAAGTATCGTGACCCTGAGACAGGTCAAACTTGGACAGGCCGTGGCAAGCCTCCTGTCTGGATTAAAGATAAGGATCGCTCGCAATTCGAAATCAAATGA
- a CDS encoding sulfite exporter TauE/SafE family protein, with the protein MPEAVEVTNSSATRLASALVAGCAVGALGGLIGLGGAEFRLPLLIGLFGFAALHAVILNKAMSLFVVASALVFRSTSIPFSDVAAQWPIIVNLLAGSLAGAWLGASWASKMRGRTLYQVLAVMLVGIAVVLLVGHGHASREPLVTGVAQLIAGVVAGFGIGVVASIMGVAGGELLIPTLVLLFGVDIKLAGSLSLAVSLPTMVVGFARYSQDQAFGILRTHKRFVLAMAAGSIAGAAIGGNLLGVIPSSILLPGLAAILLISSVKVWRHK; encoded by the coding sequence ATGCCTGAAGCAGTGGAAGTTACGAATTCAAGTGCAACGCGCCTAGCCAGCGCTTTGGTAGCAGGATGCGCTGTGGGTGCTTTAGGCGGGCTCATTGGGCTAGGCGGTGCGGAGTTTCGCCTTCCGCTGTTGATTGGCCTATTTGGCTTTGCAGCACTACACGCTGTCATTCTGAACAAGGCGATGAGCCTGTTTGTAGTGGCCAGTGCTTTGGTGTTCCGTAGTACCTCTATTCCCTTTAGCGATGTGGCTGCGCAGTGGCCCATCATCGTGAATCTCCTGGCGGGTAGTCTTGCCGGTGCCTGGCTCGGCGCCTCCTGGGCATCCAAAATGCGCGGTCGGACGCTTTATCAGGTACTCGCTGTCATGCTGGTGGGCATCGCTGTCGTTCTTCTGGTTGGTCACGGGCACGCTTCACGCGAGCCCTTAGTCACTGGCGTTGCCCAACTCATTGCAGGAGTTGTCGCTGGCTTTGGCATCGGTGTGGTGGCATCCATCATGGGGGTGGCGGGAGGTGAGCTGCTCATTCCGACGCTGGTGCTGCTCTTTGGCGTGGACATCAAGCTCGCGGGTTCGCTATCGTTGGCCGTCAGCTTGCCAACGATGGTTGTGGGCTTCGCGCGATACAGCCAAGACCAGGCCTTTGGCATTCTCCGCACGCACAAGCGTTTTGTGCTGGCAATGGCTGCGGGGTCCATCGCAGGTGCTGCCATCGGCGGGAATTTGCTGGGTGTCATTCCGTCCAGCATCCTGCTCCCAGGACTTGCTGCCATCCTGCTGATTTCGTCAGTGAAGGTGTGGCGACACAAATAG
- a CDS encoding winged helix-turn-helix domain-containing protein translates to MKATLRSKPQDGTTQFRIELNHSVAIGPGKADILEAVHETGSLAETARRLGMSYQRVWVLVSAMNQDFIQPLVQTQRGGASRGGASLTDTGQQVLKLYRESESAAMKAINEKLPALIALLHPRVRTD, encoded by the coding sequence ATGAAAGCGACACTCAGGTCAAAGCCCCAGGACGGAACAACGCAGTTCCGTATCGAACTGAATCACAGCGTTGCCATCGGACCAGGCAAAGCCGACATCCTTGAGGCAGTGCATGAGACGGGCTCATTGGCAGAGACCGCGCGGCGTCTGGGAATGAGCTACCAGCGTGTGTGGGTGCTGGTCAGCGCAATGAACCAAGACTTCATACAACCGTTGGTGCAGACGCAGCGCGGAGGTGCCTCCCGCGGCGGTGCCTCGCTCACAGATACGGGTCAACAGGTTCTGAAGCTTTACCGAGAGAGCGAAAGTGCCGCGATGAAGGCCATCAACGAGAAGTTGCCCGCCCTAATCGCGCTGCTGCACCCGCGAGTACGCACCGACTGA
- a CDS encoding copper-binding protein — protein sequence MKTAHILTAAVALAAFTTTHAQDMKMPMQPAARATSASMPLVDGEVRKIDAQKNLIVLRHGDIPNLAMPAMTMGFEVADKKMLDGLKVGDKVKFQAEAIKGKAMVTELKPNH from the coding sequence ATGAAAACAGCCCACATCCTTACCGCAGCCGTCGCGTTAGCAGCGTTCACAACAACTCATGCGCAGGACATGAAAATGCCGATGCAGCCTGCAGCCCGAGCCACTTCGGCCAGCATGCCCCTCGTTGATGGCGAGGTTCGCAAAATCGACGCTCAAAAGAACCTCATCGTATTGCGTCACGGAGATATTCCGAACCTGGCCATGCCTGCCATGACCATGGGATTTGAGGTAGCCGACAAAAAGATGCTCGACGGCCTGAAGGTCGGCGACAAGGTTAAATTCCAGGCCGAGGCTATCAAGGGCAAGGCGATGGTCACGGAACTGAAACCGAACCATTGA
- a CDS encoding efflux RND transporter permease subunit: protein MIATLIRWSIANRFLVLVVTAFLVAAGIWSASRTPVDALPDLSDVQVIVRTTYPGKPPQVVEDLVTYPLTTTMLSVPGAKTVRGYSFFGDSFVYILFDDKTDPYWARSRVVEYLNQVQSRLPVGAIAALGPDATGVGWVYEYALVDRSGHNDIGQLRALNDWFLKFELKTVPDVAEVASIGGMVRQYQVVLDPDRMRVLGITQSMVVQALQKANQSSGGSVVEMAETEYMVRSRGFLQSLEDFRTIPITLSGATPVLLRDVAIVQIGPEMRRGIAELDGEGEVTGGVVVMRSGKNARATIEAVKAKLEALKPSLPKGVEVVETYDRSKLIDRAVDNLRVKLLEEFAVVAVVCAIFLFHLRSALVAVVTLPIGVLAAFGVMHWQGVSANILSLGGVAIALGAMVDASVVLVEAAHKHLEHFEERHGRPPSVAERWELIAQSAVEVGPALFFSLLVITLSFLPVFTLEAQEGRLFSPLAFTKTYAMAAAAGLSVTLVPVLMGYLIRGRIPKETANPINRSLIAIYRPALELVLRFPKSTLLAAALALAITAIPVMRLGGEFMPPLDEGDLLYMPSALPGISVSKAAELLQQTDRLIKTVPEVQRVFGKAGRADTATDPAPLEMFETTIQFKPREQWRPGMTPEKLVEELDRVVKVPGLSNVWVPPIRNRIDMLATGIKSPVGIKVAGPDLATIDKLAAQIESAVRGVPGVSSALAERLTGGRYIDVDVDRQAAARFGLSVADVQAVISTAIGGENVGEVIQGRERYPVNVRYPREIRDSLERLRKLPFVTDKGATVLLQDVAKIVIAEGPPMIRSENARLSGWVYVDVRGRDLRSVVHDMQAIVAKQVAMPAGYALSWSGQFEYLERATERLKVVVPLTLAVIFMLLYVLFRSAGDAALVMAAVPFSLVGGFWFIWALGHAVSVASAVGFIALAGVAAEFGVVMLVYLQNAWRQHLASGEPDNEETLLAAIREGAVMRVRPKAMTVAVVMAGLLPILVGHGTGSEVMTRIAAPMVGGMVTAPLLSMLVIPAAWYLIHRKRPTAERPPSNLEASAIKAS from the coding sequence GTGATTGCTACCCTGATCCGTTGGTCCATCGCCAACCGCTTTTTGGTGTTGGTCGTCACAGCGTTCCTTGTGGCGGCAGGCATCTGGTCGGCATCTCGCACTCCAGTCGATGCACTGCCAGACCTGAGCGACGTGCAGGTAATCGTCCGCACCACCTATCCAGGCAAACCACCTCAGGTGGTGGAAGACCTCGTGACCTACCCGCTGACCACGACCATGTTGAGCGTACCTGGGGCTAAAACCGTCCGAGGCTATTCGTTCTTTGGCGACTCCTTCGTCTACATCCTGTTCGACGACAAGACCGATCCGTACTGGGCACGGTCACGGGTGGTGGAGTATCTGAACCAGGTGCAAAGCCGCTTACCAGTAGGTGCGATAGCCGCGCTAGGCCCGGATGCCACAGGTGTGGGCTGGGTCTACGAGTACGCGCTGGTCGACCGCAGCGGCCATAACGATATTGGACAGCTGAGAGCCCTCAACGACTGGTTTCTTAAATTCGAGCTGAAAACCGTTCCGGATGTGGCAGAAGTCGCCAGCATCGGCGGCATGGTCCGTCAATACCAGGTGGTTCTCGACCCGGACCGGATGCGAGTGCTCGGCATTACGCAGTCCATGGTCGTGCAGGCTCTGCAGAAGGCCAATCAGTCGTCGGGCGGTTCGGTAGTGGAAATGGCCGAGACCGAGTACATGGTGCGCTCGCGCGGATTCCTTCAATCACTGGAGGACTTCCGTACCATCCCGATCACCCTCAGCGGAGCGACACCCGTGCTGCTGAGAGATGTGGCCATAGTCCAGATAGGCCCGGAAATGCGCCGAGGCATCGCCGAACTGGATGGCGAGGGTGAAGTCACGGGCGGCGTGGTGGTCATGCGCTCCGGCAAGAATGCCCGCGCCACCATCGAGGCGGTCAAAGCGAAGCTGGAGGCGCTCAAACCCAGCCTACCAAAAGGTGTGGAGGTGGTGGAAACCTATGACCGCTCCAAACTCATTGATCGTGCAGTCGACAACCTGCGTGTCAAGCTCCTGGAGGAGTTCGCCGTCGTCGCCGTCGTCTGTGCCATCTTCCTATTCCACCTGCGCTCCGCGCTGGTGGCTGTTGTAACCCTGCCTATTGGGGTGCTAGCGGCTTTTGGCGTGATGCACTGGCAAGGCGTGAGCGCGAACATTCTCTCGTTGGGCGGTGTGGCCATTGCTCTAGGGGCTATGGTCGATGCCTCGGTGGTCCTAGTCGAAGCTGCGCACAAGCATCTAGAGCACTTTGAAGAACGACATGGACGCCCACCGTCCGTGGCCGAGCGCTGGGAACTGATCGCGCAATCAGCCGTGGAAGTCGGCCCTGCGCTGTTCTTCTCGTTGCTGGTCATCACGTTGTCGTTCCTGCCCGTGTTCACCCTAGAGGCCCAGGAAGGACGGCTGTTCTCACCACTGGCTTTCACCAAGACCTACGCAATGGCTGCTGCTGCTGGCTTGTCGGTGACTCTGGTTCCAGTGCTGATGGGATACCTCATTCGAGGACGCATTCCAAAGGAAACTGCGAACCCTATCAACAGAAGCCTTATCGCCATTTACCGGCCTGCTTTGGAGTTGGTTTTGCGTTTTCCTAAGTCCACGCTGCTGGCAGCGGCATTGGCCCTGGCCATCACCGCAATTCCGGTCATGCGGCTGGGCGGTGAGTTCATGCCGCCGCTGGACGAAGGCGATCTGTTGTACATGCCCTCGGCGTTACCTGGTATTTCGGTCTCAAAGGCCGCAGAGTTGTTGCAACAGACAGACCGGCTTATCAAGACAGTGCCCGAGGTTCAGCGTGTGTTCGGCAAGGCGGGACGAGCAGATACTGCGACCGATCCTGCGCCGCTGGAGATGTTCGAGACCACGATCCAGTTCAAGCCACGTGAGCAATGGCGTCCTGGCATGACCCCTGAGAAGTTGGTTGAAGAATTGGACCGGGTGGTCAAGGTTCCGGGTCTATCAAACGTGTGGGTGCCCCCGATCCGCAACCGCATCGACATGCTGGCCACCGGCATCAAGAGTCCCGTCGGCATCAAGGTCGCCGGACCAGACCTCGCCACCATCGACAAGCTCGCGGCACAGATTGAATCCGCCGTGCGCGGAGTGCCTGGTGTTTCTTCCGCGTTGGCCGAACGCTTGACAGGGGGCCGGTACATTGACGTAGATGTGGACCGACAAGCCGCTGCACGGTTCGGACTTTCTGTGGCAGACGTGCAGGCGGTCATATCCACAGCCATCGGTGGCGAGAATGTCGGAGAAGTCATTCAGGGTCGAGAGCGTTATCCAGTGAACGTCCGCTACCCGCGCGAAATCCGCGATTCGCTGGAACGCCTGCGCAAGCTGCCTTTCGTGACAGACAAGGGTGCCACCGTGCTCCTGCAGGACGTCGCCAAGATCGTCATCGCAGAAGGCCCACCCATGATCCGCAGTGAAAACGCACGGCTCTCGGGCTGGGTCTATGTCGATGTACGTGGCCGGGACTTGCGCTCCGTCGTCCATGACATGCAAGCCATTGTTGCCAAGCAGGTGGCTATGCCTGCCGGCTATGCCCTGTCGTGGTCTGGCCAGTTCGAGTATTTGGAGCGGGCTACGGAACGCCTGAAAGTCGTCGTACCACTCACTCTGGCCGTCATCTTCATGCTGCTCTACGTCCTGTTTCGCAGTGCAGGCGATGCCGCATTGGTCATGGCAGCGGTTCCATTCTCGCTGGTCGGTGGGTTCTGGTTCATCTGGGCGCTCGGTCACGCGGTGTCGGTGGCCTCTGCCGTGGGGTTCATTGCCCTAGCCGGCGTTGCCGCCGAGTTTGGCGTCGTGATGCTGGTCTACCTGCAGAACGCCTGGAGACAGCATCTAGCCTCAGGCGAGCCGGACAATGAAGAAACGTTGCTGGCTGCCATTCGAGAGGGAGCCGTCATGCGCGTGCGGCCAAAGGCCATGACCGTGGCTGTAGTCATGGCGGGTCTGCTTCCCATTCTGGTTGGACACGGCACCGGCTCGGAAGTTATGACCCGCATCGCCGCTCCGATGGTCGGCGGCATGGTCACAGCCCCGCTCCTAAGCATGCTGGTCATCCCAGCTGCCTGGTACTTGATCCATCGCAAGCGTCCAACTGCAGAGCGCCCCCCCTCAAACCTTGAAGCATCTGCAATCAAGGCTTCATAA
- a CDS encoding efflux RND transporter periplasmic adaptor subunit, which translates to MKRTALVTSLVTAGVLLAAGGFFIGRLTSEGDAPQAVAASESKAPTGERKILYWHDPMVPGPRFDKPGKSPFMDMQLVPVYAGDANDTGVKVSPTVQQNLGIRTATVKRADIGASFDAVGTVQFDERLSVAVQTRVAGYVEHLAVRAPMEQVRKGQALAIIFAPEWLGPQNELLALKRSGVPQELITATRERMRAMSIPAELVRKSEETGVAQARYTLQAPVNGVVTELGVRDGAQVSPGLTLFRISGLEKVWAVAEVPEAQAVRLTRGQRVKAVLQADASQTFEGELKEILPQVNASTRTLQARFEVDNRSGKLIPGLLLRLQVGDVPASRLVLPAEAVIRTGTRALVIVRKESGNFEPREIKLGEDLGDQLEVLQGLREGDEVIASGQFLVDSEARLKSALGAMEAGQSQPVPATATEAPDIYRAEGKVESIDDDGITISHGPVPKLKWPAMTMSFGKADSMTLTGLKPGDLVRFEFRKGGPMDWEVVSVQKSGSDAGTTGGAK; encoded by the coding sequence ATGAAGCGCACAGCACTGGTCACTTCATTGGTTACGGCAGGCGTACTGCTGGCAGCCGGTGGCTTCTTTATTGGCCGCTTGACCTCCGAAGGCGATGCCCCCCAGGCCGTAGCCGCCTCGGAATCCAAGGCTCCCACAGGCGAGCGCAAGATCCTCTACTGGCATGACCCCATGGTACCGGGACCACGCTTTGACAAACCGGGCAAGTCGCCATTCATGGACATGCAATTGGTGCCCGTCTATGCGGGCGATGCCAATGACACAGGTGTCAAAGTCAGTCCAACGGTGCAGCAGAACCTCGGCATTCGGACCGCGACGGTCAAGCGAGCCGACATCGGCGCGTCGTTCGACGCCGTTGGAACGGTGCAGTTCGATGAGCGTCTGAGTGTCGCCGTTCAGACCCGTGTTGCCGGTTATGTCGAGCATTTGGCTGTGCGCGCTCCCATGGAGCAGGTTCGCAAAGGTCAGGCTTTGGCCATCATTTTTGCGCCGGAGTGGCTGGGGCCACAAAACGAACTGCTCGCACTCAAGCGTTCAGGTGTACCCCAGGAGCTTATTACGGCAACCCGTGAGCGCATGCGCGCCATGTCCATCCCCGCAGAACTGGTACGCAAGAGTGAGGAAACCGGGGTCGCCCAGGCTCGCTATACCTTGCAGGCTCCGGTAAATGGCGTAGTGACGGAACTTGGTGTGCGAGATGGAGCCCAGGTGTCGCCTGGCCTTACGTTGTTCCGTATCTCCGGCCTAGAGAAGGTCTGGGCCGTGGCTGAAGTGCCGGAAGCACAAGCCGTACGCCTGACGCGTGGCCAAAGGGTCAAGGCCGTTCTGCAAGCCGATGCATCCCAAACCTTCGAAGGCGAGTTGAAGGAAATCCTGCCACAGGTCAACGCCAGCACGCGCACCCTGCAAGCGCGATTCGAGGTCGATAACCGCAGCGGCAAACTGATCCCCGGATTGCTGCTGCGCCTGCAGGTCGGCGACGTTCCAGCCTCGCGCCTGGTCCTGCCTGCCGAAGCCGTCATCCGTACCGGCACCCGTGCATTGGTCATCGTCCGCAAGGAGTCTGGCAATTTCGAGCCTCGGGAAATCAAACTAGGCGAGGACCTGGGTGATCAATTGGAGGTGCTGCAAGGATTGCGCGAAGGCGACGAAGTGATTGCCAGCGGCCAATTCCTGGTGGACTCGGAAGCGCGGCTCAAGTCAGCCCTGGGAGCCATGGAAGCCGGCCAATCCCAACCTGTGCCCGCTACGGCCACCGAAGCCCCGGACATCTACCGCGCCGAGGGCAAGGTGGAGAGCATCGATGACGACGGGATCACGATCTCGCATGGTCCCGTACCCAAACTCAAGTGGCCCGCCATGACAATGAGCTTTGGCAAGGCCGACTCGATGACGCTCACGGGTTTAAAGCCAGGAGATCTGGTGCGCTTCGAGTTCCGAAAAGGCGGGCCTATGGATTGGGAAGTCGTCTCCGTGCAGAAAAGCGGCAGCGACGCAGGAACCACCGGAGGCGCCAAGTGA
- a CDS encoding TolC family protein: MRDEPIFLRAASLAAVFLPAVAAAESISFNQAISLAVQRSEAARAAQAAMQGSVHSIQAAGQLPDPMLRAGIDNLPVTGSDRFSGTRESMTMKRIGISQEWLSADKRAAREGAARARADRDAVQKDIAEAEARLQVSMAYVDAWFATEALKLTTQTEHHLHEELNAAKSRIAAATGNSAEALQLLSAKGIAEDESEEVRQQQSAAMVSLQRWIGILPDALNKPPAFPAPEERDYVERYPAVAGLKSDVEIARQSANVAAKERSPNWTWEVSYGQRTGYSDLVSVGVSIPLQIAPSQRQDRETSAKLAMVDKAEADLTEGMRAAMADYRTLTSDAARLQQRIERYQGSVVTPARQRTSAALAAYRSNQLALTAVFEARHAEVEAQRKLLALQRDLLRTQAQLNLKPIAQGGAQ; the protein is encoded by the coding sequence ATGCGCGATGAACCTATTTTTTTGCGAGCAGCCTCCTTGGCTGCCGTCTTTCTGCCGGCCGTTGCTGCTGCAGAATCGATTTCATTCAACCAGGCAATAAGCTTGGCCGTCCAACGCTCCGAAGCAGCCCGCGCAGCCCAGGCGGCGATGCAAGGCTCTGTCCATTCCATACAGGCTGCGGGTCAGTTGCCAGATCCCATGCTGCGGGCCGGCATCGACAATTTGCCGGTTACCGGCTCAGACCGCTTCAGCGGTACCCGTGAGTCCATGACGATGAAGCGCATCGGTATCAGCCAAGAGTGGCTCTCCGCCGATAAACGAGCCGCACGCGAAGGTGCGGCTCGTGCACGGGCCGACCGCGATGCCGTACAAAAAGACATTGCCGAAGCCGAGGCTCGCCTGCAGGTCAGCATGGCGTATGTCGATGCTTGGTTCGCCACTGAAGCACTCAAGCTAACCACACAAACCGAGCATCACTTGCACGAGGAGCTGAATGCGGCAAAAAGCCGCATAGCAGCTGCCACAGGCAACAGCGCAGAAGCGTTGCAGCTCCTATCCGCCAAAGGGATTGCAGAGGATGAAAGCGAAGAGGTTCGCCAACAACAGTCTGCAGCCATGGTCAGTCTGCAACGCTGGATCGGCATTCTTCCCGATGCCCTCAACAAGCCACCTGCCTTCCCTGCTCCCGAGGAACGGGACTACGTGGAGAGATATCCAGCCGTCGCAGGCCTAAAAAGCGACGTCGAAATTGCTCGCCAGAGTGCAAACGTCGCAGCCAAGGAGCGCTCTCCCAACTGGACCTGGGAAGTGTCGTACGGCCAGCGCACTGGCTATTCCGATTTGGTTTCAGTCGGCGTCAGCATCCCGCTCCAAATCGCACCAAGCCAGCGCCAAGACCGCGAAACCTCGGCCAAGCTGGCCATGGTCGACAAAGCAGAGGCTGACCTGACGGAGGGAATGCGCGCAGCCATGGCCGATTACCGCACCTTGACTAGCGACGCCGCGCGCCTGCAGCAGCGTATCGAGAGATACCAAGGCTCCGTAGTGACTCCGGCCAGACAGCGCACTTCCGCCGCCCTGGCAGCCTACCGCTCAAATCAATTGGCCCTGACCGCCGTGTTTGAGGCACGACATGCCGAGGTCGAAGCTCAGAGAAAACTCCTCGCATTGCAGCGTGATTTGCTACGTACACAGGCCCAACTGAACCTCAAACCCATCGCTCAGGGAGGTGCCCAATGA
- a CDS encoding ISL3 family transposase — protein sequence MLDSKLLQALGGWEGYVVERVQWPQGDSRTVSIYLKPQASVMHCERCGAQCSQVHETTTRRVRDLALFEYRVVLHVPRRRLWCDSCGGPHLEKLSWLGRYQRVTDRLAQACSQLLRSSSIKAVAAFFDLGWHTVKSIDKALLLANTAQPQWDQIEYLAMDEFALHKGHRYATVVVDPISRQVLWVGQGRSRETARQFFEQLPAGVAQRIRAVAIDMTTAYELEIKAHCPNAEIVYDLFHVVAKYGREVIDRVRVDQANLLRQQPSARKVLKSSRWLLLRNRNKLQPQQAVQLKELLAANQPLMTVYVLRDELKQLWFYRRATWAHRAWRHWCDQAHQSGIAALSTFAQRLQSYLHGIIARCRHPLNTSVVEGINNTIKVIKRRAYGYRDQDYFFLKIRAAFPGNAR from the coding sequence ATGCTGGACTCGAAGTTATTGCAGGCTCTTGGCGGCTGGGAGGGCTACGTGGTTGAACGTGTGCAGTGGCCCCAGGGCGATAGCCGCACCGTGTCGATTTATCTGAAGCCGCAGGCCAGCGTCATGCATTGCGAGCGCTGCGGTGCGCAGTGCAGCCAAGTCCATGAGACCACGACACGGCGCGTGCGCGATCTGGCATTGTTCGAGTACAGAGTGGTGCTACATGTGCCGCGTCGGCGTCTGTGGTGCGATAGCTGTGGTGGCCCGCACCTGGAGAAACTCAGCTGGCTCGGTCGCTACCAGCGCGTCACAGACCGTCTGGCGCAGGCGTGCAGCCAGTTGCTTCGCAGCAGCAGCATCAAGGCGGTAGCGGCCTTCTTCGATCTGGGCTGGCACACCGTCAAGTCCATCGACAAAGCCTTGCTGCTGGCCAACACTGCGCAGCCGCAATGGGATCAGATCGAGTACCTGGCGATGGACGAGTTTGCGCTGCACAAGGGCCATCGCTACGCCACAGTCGTCGTCGACCCCATCAGCCGGCAGGTGCTGTGGGTGGGGCAAGGGCGCTCACGCGAGACGGCCCGCCAGTTCTTCGAGCAGTTGCCCGCTGGCGTTGCCCAGCGCATTCGCGCAGTTGCTATCGACATGACTACGGCTTACGAGCTGGAGATTAAGGCCCACTGCCCTAACGCCGAGATCGTCTATGACCTGTTCCATGTCGTGGCCAAGTACGGCCGGGAGGTCATCGACCGAGTGCGTGTCGATCAGGCCAACTTGCTGCGCCAACAGCCCTCAGCACGTAAGGTGCTCAAATCCAGCCGCTGGTTGCTGCTGCGCAATCGCAACAAGCTGCAGCCTCAACAAGCAGTGCAACTCAAGGAACTGCTGGCGGCCAATCAACCATTGATGACGGTATACGTCTTGCGCGACGAGCTCAAACAGTTGTGGTTCTACCGTCGTGCGACTTGGGCGCATCGCGCCTGGCGGCACTGGTGTGATCAAGCCCATCAAAGCGGCATTGCCGCACTGAGCACCTTCGCTCAGCGCTTGCAAAGCTACCTGCACGGGATCATCGCCCGATGCAGGCATCCGTTGAACACAAGTGTTGTGGAGGGCATCAACAACACCATCAAGGTCATCAAGCGCCGGGCCTATGGCTACCGCGATCAGGACTACTTCTTTCTGAAGATTCGGGCAGCATTCCCCGGTAATGCGCGATGA
- a CDS encoding DUF4148 domain-containing protein produces MSQNRISISSVLASVAAVVTLALPGMASAAYEHPANNEQGVIVHPEHFVSQKTRAQVKAETEAAMKQGRLSYGESNFPRGTPETGSSKTREQVINEMRNESPAERDARLQSFAG; encoded by the coding sequence ATGTCTCAAAACCGCATCTCCATTTCCTCTGTACTCGCAAGCGTTGCTGCCGTTGTCACCCTGGCTCTTCCTGGAATGGCCTCTGCAGCCTACGAGCATCCAGCCAACAATGAACAAGGCGTGATCGTGCATCCGGAGCACTTTGTAAGCCAGAAAACCCGAGCTCAAGTCAAGGCCGAGACTGAAGCTGCCATGAAGCAGGGCCGCCTTTCTTACGGTGAAAGCAATTTCCCCCGTGGAACTCCCGAGACAGGATCGAGCAAAACCCGCGAGCAAGTGATCAACGAAATGCGTAATGAATCGCCAGCTGAGCGAGATGCTCGCCTCCAATCATTTGCAGGCTGA
- a CDS encoding heavy-metal-associated domain-containing protein, giving the protein MAIFRINDMKCGACAPRIQRSILAIDDEAKIGVNARDKTVQVSGDLSDTDYMLAIQAAGYTPELLALAEAEQANAEKPQTKCCDSTSVKTSCCG; this is encoded by the coding sequence ATGGCTATTTTTCGCATCAATGACATGAAATGTGGTGCCTGTGCCCCGCGGATTCAGCGCTCCATTTTGGCAATCGATGATGAAGCAAAGATCGGAGTGAATGCCCGAGATAAAACGGTGCAAGTCTCCGGCGATCTGAGCGACACCGACTACATGTTGGCTATCCAGGCCGCTGGATACACTCCAGAATTATTGGCGTTAGCCGAAGCCGAGCAGGCAAATGCTGAGAAGCCGCAGACGAAATGCTGCGACTCCACTTCAGTAAAGACATCTTGCTGCGGATAG